From Acidothermus cellulolyticus 11B, a single genomic window includes:
- a CDS encoding TrmH family RNA methyltransferase: MAEVVPIYDPQDPRLADYRALTDVELRKRVEPAHGIFIAESALVIQRALAAGYRMISAFVSDRWLDELADQLSSVEAPVYVGAPEVLQSVTGFHVHRGALAAFARRPLSSVEEILRTSRRIVVLEDVNNHTNLGAVFRCAAALGMDGVLLSPRCADPLYRRSVRVSMGAVFAIPYARFDTWPDELTGVSAAQFRLLALTPDPAATDIRTLRVAAGERIALMLGAEGPGLSKQALDRAELRVRIPMHAGVDSLNVAAAAAIACFVVGEPAPPRLD; encoded by the coding sequence GTGGCAGAGGTCGTCCCGATCTACGATCCCCAGGATCCGCGGCTCGCCGATTACCGGGCGCTGACCGACGTCGAGCTGCGCAAACGGGTTGAACCAGCGCACGGAATCTTCATCGCCGAGAGTGCTCTGGTCATCCAGCGGGCGCTGGCCGCCGGGTATCGGATGATCTCCGCGTTCGTCTCCGACCGCTGGCTGGATGAGCTTGCCGACCAGTTGTCCAGCGTCGAGGCGCCGGTGTACGTCGGCGCTCCAGAGGTGCTGCAATCGGTGACCGGCTTTCACGTCCACCGAGGAGCCCTTGCCGCATTCGCTCGGCGTCCGCTTTCGTCGGTCGAGGAGATCCTGCGCACGTCGCGGCGGATCGTCGTCCTTGAAGACGTCAACAACCACACGAACCTCGGCGCCGTCTTCCGGTGCGCGGCTGCGCTCGGCATGGACGGCGTGCTGCTGAGCCCCCGATGCGCGGATCCGTTGTATCGGCGCAGTGTCCGGGTGTCGATGGGCGCGGTCTTCGCGATCCCGTACGCGCGCTTCGACACTTGGCCTGATGAGCTGACCGGCGTCTCCGCTGCTCAGTTCCGTCTGCTTGCCCTGACCCCTGATCCGGCCGCAACCGACATCCGGACCCTTCGGGTTGCGGCCGGTGAGCGGATCGCCCTAATGCTCGGTGCTGAAGGCCCGGGGCTGTCGAAACAGGCACTCGACCGGGCGGAGCTGCGGGTCCGCATTCCCATGCACGCCGGGGTGGACTCGCTCAACGTTGCGGCAGCCGCGGCGATCGCGTGTTTTGTGGTCGGCGAGCCGGCGCCGCCACGGCTCGACTAA
- a CDS encoding sulfite exporter TauE/SafE family protein has protein sequence MNLLNVAGVFGAGIVAGTVNTIVGSGSLLTFPVLLGVGLSPLAANVTNTVGLVPGSVSGALGYRRELRGQRRRCLRLAVSSLIGGCVGAVLLLVLPSRSFERIVPFLVLMASLLVLVQPRLGRIVARRNSARGHDPQRTDPILDTTNGLTAVYGGYFGAAQGVILMALLGIFVPEDLQRLNAVKNVLAALVNGIAALLFAFFAPVAWWFALVEALGAVVGGQLGAVVGRRIPPRLLRAVIVIVGLVVAAKLFASW, from the coding sequence CTGAATCTGCTCAATGTGGCCGGCGTCTTCGGTGCGGGAATTGTTGCCGGAACAGTGAATACCATTGTCGGGTCCGGTTCGCTGCTCACTTTCCCCGTTCTGCTTGGCGTCGGCCTCTCGCCTCTTGCCGCGAACGTGACCAACACGGTCGGCTTGGTGCCTGGATCGGTGAGCGGCGCCCTCGGTTACCGGCGGGAATTGCGTGGTCAACGACGCCGCTGCCTGCGGCTGGCCGTCTCCTCGCTAATCGGAGGATGTGTCGGCGCGGTTCTGCTCCTTGTCTTGCCAAGCCGATCGTTCGAGCGGATTGTGCCGTTCCTCGTGCTTATGGCGTCCTTGCTGGTTCTCGTCCAGCCGCGGTTGGGCAGAATCGTCGCCCGGCGCAACTCCGCACGCGGACACGATCCGCAGCGAACCGATCCCATCCTTGACACCACGAACGGACTGACCGCCGTCTACGGCGGCTATTTCGGTGCAGCACAAGGCGTGATATTGATGGCGTTGCTCGGCATCTTCGTCCCCGAGGATTTGCAGCGTCTCAACGCTGTCAAGAACGTGCTCGCTGCGCTGGTGAACGGTATCGCTGCACTGCTCTTTGCGTTCTTTGCCCCGGTGGCCTGGTGGTTTGCGCTCGTCGAGGCCTTGGGGGCTGTGGTTGGCGGGCAACTCGGCGCGGTCGTCGGCCGGCGCATCCCGCCGCGCCTGCTCCGCGCGGTCATTGTCATCGTCGGATTGGTTGTCGCGGCCAAGCTCTTCGCCTCCTGGTAA